From Mastacembelus armatus chromosome 9, fMasArm1.2, whole genome shotgun sequence:
GGCTTGAGTGGATTCCTGTAGAGCTTTAGCTTTCTGACTCAGCTTCCGAACCCTCTTTCCTTCCTGGACCACACAATCCTCATCCTGACTGCCTGTAACCCTTTGCTGCTCTTCCGTCCTCCCTCGTTTCCTCCCTCTGGTGTGAGGTTTTGGAGCTTCATTGGAGTTAGACTCGTGGCGGGGTGGAGTTGGTTGTTTGAGGTCAAGGGTTGGATGACTTGAGATAGTGCCTTGTTGACCGGGGGTGTGGATGGGATTAATGAAGGTGTAGTCATGATCTCTGGGGACAGGAGCAGGTAACTTTGAAGTAGAGTGAGGACGATGCTGATTGGCTGGTAGGGAAGGAGGTGGGGCTGAACTGAGGATAGGAGCTGTGCAGTCCTGGAGTGAGACAGGAAACAAATCCACAGAGACTAGAGGGACATTTACtctgagagaaggaggagataTTGTGGTTTCTCCTGCTGGAGGAGGTGTGAGTGATGGAGTTTCAGTTTTGCTTGAAAATGAGTTGAGCAGAGTCAGTGAGGAGGCAGGAGCCTGAGTGCAGAGCTGCTGAGGAGAAAGGAGGGCGACAGTTGGACGGTTTGAGTCCTGGatatggaaaagaaaagaaaaaaacaaaatagtgcTCTGAACTCAGCTTTTCTGGAGGAAATTATGTCAAGGTAATGAGATTGATTGCAAAATGTGCACAACTAAAGATGCAGACAACTGTTCCAGCCAACCTGAGAAAAATACACGGAACCACTGTCAACTTCTGGCAGTAAAAAGGAAGTGGTCCTGGTCTCTGTGATTCTGACTGAAAGCGGCAGGTTTTTCTCCCATAGATACAACTGAGCTGACTCATCCTGACGTAAGAAGACCTCTACTTACCTTGGGGTCTATGACTTCCTGTAGAGTTCTGGTCTTGTCCACACCTGTAGGTGCCTCATCCATAGCATTACCCACCCTGCGAAAATCCTCCCCACCCTTGCTGCGGCAAGCAGTCATTTGACTGTCCTCTGTGGGTGGAATCACGGTGGAGTCAGCCAGACTCAGGGAATGAGTGGCAGTGGCAACTGCCGGGTCATTGGGGGGAGGCAGGGCCACTTTGAGATTTTGGGCTAAAGTTAAAGCCTGATGATGGAATGAGGTGGAGCAGGTTGGTGTGACAGGGTGTGCAGGTTCCAGAGAAGTGATGAGCCCTGCAGGAGGAGGTCTGTGAGGAGACACAGGGATTGTACTTGTGGAGGGAGTAATGAGCTGGGTGAAAGCAGATTGCTGAGGTTGGAGGACAATTTGAGGAAGGAACACAGCCTGAGGAAATGACATAGGAGACATCCTAGGATGGATGTTAGGAGGCACCTGAAGAACAACGTCAGGATGATACTTCTGTTTCTCCAGAACCTGAAGCTGCTTCAGGATCAGTCCTTGATGCAAGTCTAGCTCCCGCTGCTCCTGTGTCACTGCCCTCTTCCGCTGCAGCATTCCTGCGACAGTCTGTGGATCCCTTATCTGCACAGGGGGAGGATCTGGGGGTGTGGTTGGGAACACCACCCCGTCCCTCCTTTGCTCAATCATCTTCTTGCATCCCATGGTGTCCACGTTCATGGTCTGGAGGAAAAGCAGGAAGATGGGAGTCGAGGTCAGCTTGGTCTTTTCCCCTTGCTCCCTCAGGGCGTCTGCCACTGTTCGTCTGGTTTTTGCTGGAATCAGCAGGTTGCCAATCCACGGCGTCACCGCAGCCTGAAGCTCATAGCTCAGGCTCAGGTCTGTCACTTGTCCCGGGTGATTATGTTTGCCGCTCCGGCGCTTCACCTGGGGGTCTGAGCTCTGGTTAGTGAACTTGTTTGCCTCCTGGTGCAGATGGGCTCGCAGCTGGTCAGGTGACAccatcatcatggtgctgctgctgtgccgCTCCTCACACGGCAGCTCTCGGGGACTTGGTCCAATGATCACAGAGCGCCCAAACTCACCCAGGATAGTTGACCGGACCGGGTGGCCACAATGACTGTCGCCAGAGGAAGGTAATGCCACTGGACGAAAGCTAAGGAAGGTGAAATGTTGTGGTTTTTCTGCTGGAACCCACTCGTCCATGGGAGGGATGAAGTACTCTTCTTCCACTTCCTCAATCCTCTCTTCTTCCACTAccaccttctttttcttcttttcctcatcACTGTCCATATactccaccaccatctcctcctcttcctcactgctctcctcctcctccttcactcgCTTCCTGTTTGACTTCTTGGCACGAGGAACCCTCTTCCTCTTGTTCTTCCCTCCTCCTCGACTCTTCGGGGTTTTTTTACCTTTGTCGTCTTTCTATCAACAGAGAGAATTGGATCAGTTCTTGTCTGAGGCACTGATGAAGgacctgacagtgttttgtgATTATTTGTGTGAAACTTTCACTTTATGCTGATGATgtctttagttttgttttttgattctTAGAGTCGACTCCCATGAACAGGATTATTTATTGAATACAGCAGATATTACTTTTGCCTGATACTGTATTATCTCTCAGTGGTTTCTGTTGGTCTGCATCAGGCTCAGAATTTCACATAAAGCTATAGAGAAGCACATTGTTAATAGGATTTGGAAAATAACAGACTCTCCAAAATGTCTCCAGATATGATTACTCTGCAGTGAAAGGAACCAAACATCCTAAAGAAAGTGGGGGGGGCTAACAGCAAAGCAGCTGTGGTGTGATTACCATTAGACAGAATAGGCAGGATGCGTCTGCAGGTGAGTGTACCTGAGCAGGAGGTGCTTGTTGTTTGCTCAGTTTCCTCCACTCTCTCAGACACTGAGCATCGAAGCGGTGAGGAATCTCAGCGGCAATCTTTGCCCAACGACCTGAGACACATCCAGGACGTGAGGAAAGTGGACAACAGAAGTCAAACATGTGGACAGGCCTCAGAACATCAGCAGAACCAAACTGTGGCCTGAAGGTTAAAAACCAGCCAAGAGAAGCTGGACAGCGACCACACTGTTACAGTTTCAGCTCTCAGCTCAACACTGTTTGGACTAAAATCATCGTCCACCCTGTTCAGACCTGCTTTtgtataattttctttactcgtattttttttttcttcctctctggaACCCACCAACTCCATGTTTCTCCACCAGCCGAAGCAGCAGCTCCTGTTCTTGTTTATCAAATGCTCCTCTCTTTGTTCCCACCTTCAAACAGTCAATAtacctgcacacaaacaaaaacacgtTTATTGAGGAATAGACAAACAGACTCGGATTCTCTAATCCAGTCAGATCTCACCTGTCTCTGCAGGCACTGTCAGTGCGTCCAGGAACCTCCAACCGGACCTTCCACCAGCTCTTCTCTCCATAACGCGACACAGCTCGAAGTAAGAGCTGAGAGAAGACAGGCAGGTACAGCTGGTTAAACAGCGTCAGTGGAGTCTCATGGACGCAAGAGTCAGCGATCATTTTCTGGCACAGGCAGAAAAAAGCctccacacacacctgctgttatACCTGCACCTGCACACGCACCTTGCCTTGACCATGCCTACCTGGTCCTCCTCTTTGGTCCATGTTCCTTTCTTCAGACTTGGGTCCAAAACCTGGGTCCACCTGTAAATCAGCTGAGTGGGGTCTCGACCCTCCATGAAGTAACTTACTGCCAGATAGACAGACGGAGAAAGGGAGACAGGTGGAGAGAACCAGGTGTCAGTTGTTCTGTAGCTGCAGCGAAATGTAAAACTTGAAATGATTATTAATTGATATTGACGACACTAAAGGTTGTGAGGTCAGAGTGAGGTCATTACTTTGTGTGTAGGGGATGAAGTTTCCGATCCTCATCTTTTCCACAAGCTCCCTGAGCAGAGCGTCTTCAGGCGGAGTCCAAACGCTGCGTCGCAACGAGTCCGAGACGAAACGTTGGAAGGTCTGAAGACACATGAAGGCTGTCCTCCCCGTCTGAGAAACAGACAGGTGAGGACACACAGGTAGAGACTGACAGGTAAAGAGACAAGAGCAGACAGGTGGAGTTCCATACTCACCCCCAACTCATGGGCGATGGTCTCCCAGTGTCTCTCTCCGTGCCTGCTGCTGACCTCCTTTAGCTGCTGCACCTCCTCCTGACTCCATTGAGTCTTATTGATGGACGGATGGAGGAAGTTCTGCCAGAAACAACGAATGTCCTCCGCATCCTTTGTCCCTTCaaactgaggaggaggaggaggagggaggtgttATCAGCGGTGTTTATTCAGCTCACTATCGATCAGATAGTGagctgaatttgaatttgacttGATTTTCAGACTTACATCaatgtttgatattttctgCCAATCATGTTCTTCATATCGATCACCAAtcagctcctcctctttctttcctctgacCAATCGAACAGAGAAGAAGACATACAGAAACATGAGCGCTCACACAcctggagtttgcatgtcctGCCCAtgcctgcatgtgttttctaCCCTCCGTTTGTTCATGTCACCGGATCACTCAGATCAATCAGACCCTCAGGAATACGTACTTGAGCAGGTCGATCTCCTTCTCCAAACTGTCGATCTGCTCTTTGAGctgctgcctctctgtctcctctgctgaGGACAGCTTCTGACTCAGGTAGTCCACCCTGAGAGGCAGAAAGGTTTTTATGACCACATTTAGAATATAAGTAACAGTTGTACTACAAATATACAACAATAATGGTAGAACTGCATTTGAATTTCctcacatttgtattttaaatgtacattaatGTTTACAGAGGTGATTGTCTTGTGTCACTCAGTGTAAaagtatctgatattattgattctaattattgatgattattgtgttgatcactttaatgttgaagctgatgttaactaccttatatacttctaatttgaagtactttatataccgccgggtagctgacgttaactaccttatatacttctaatttgaagtactttatataccgctgggtagctgacgttaactaccttatgtacttctgatttgaagtactttatataccgctgggtagctgacgttaactaccttatgtacttctaatttgaagtactttatataccgccgggtagctgacgttaactaccttatatacttctaatttgaagtactttatataccgccgggtagctgacgttaactaccttatgtacttctaatttgaagtactttatataccgctgggtagctgacgttaactaccttatatacttctaatttgaagtactttatataccgctgggtagctgacgttaactaccttatgtacttctaatttgaagtactttatataccgccgggtagctgacgttaactaccttatgtacttctaatttgaagtactttatataccgccgggtagctgatgttaactaccttatgtacttctaatttgaagtactttatataccgccgggtagctgatgttaactaccttatgtacttctaatttgaagtactttatataccgccgggtagctgatgTTACCTAAGGTTTATGATAACAAACAACTGATGTGTGTTCTTGTGATGTGTTGTCAGGATCCAGGTGACTCCTGAAGCCTCGCTGGACTGACTCACTTTCAGACAAACTGACCGCCGAGTGTGTAACACCAATATGGAGagagttcaacaacaaaaatgaaataatgttaCCTGGAGAGTTTGGGCTGGATCAGTCTCCGCAGACTGTCCCTGACCGCTGAGTGGATCAGCAGAGTTTTCTGCCAGCTCTCCCCTGAAGacacagacagcacaacaaTAGAAGGCATGAATTGTGGCAACACAGTGAatatgcaggtgtgtgtatatctgtgtatatTGGTTGTAAATACAAGTAGATTGTGTGAACATGATTTTTCATTCTTACATcgtttcatctttattttcttgtcGTCCAGGCATCCTGTCattctgctgctcttctccttTGTCTCCTGATTGGCCGGAGGAccctggacacacacaaacacagctcatCATTAGTCAACTGTCAGCAGCAGAATTGTGTTCTGTtctgtggttctgtctgtctTACCAGTCCTGTCAGCTTGTCCTTGAAGTAAGGTTTGAGGAAGCGGCCCAGAAACATGTTCATTGGCTGCTGGTAGGAGGAGGGGGCGGACTGTTCTCTGGAAGGCATTTTGATTGGTCCAGACAGCTGAGACAGCAGCTCCTCCTGCAGAGAGACAACACGTTATTATCAGTGCTGGACTGTCGTCTCTGGGTCTGTGGGGCGGTACTGACCTGCTGTTTGTGGTTCTGCGTCAGTAGTGTCTCCAACTGGTCCAAAGTCTCCTGAACCACCTGCTGGTAAACCAGGTTGAGCTGGAGACAGGAGTCTGGCGACAGATCCAGATCgctctgcacacagacacagacaccgTTAGTATAATCCTGACTGATGTAACGACAGAGCAACAGACAGTTACTGAcctcatcactgctgctgtcatCCCCATCTAAACAGAGAAGGTCAGATGTCAGTGACCCGGTGTAGGTCATGTTTCAGAGAGTCTTTTATGTAAATACAGTCACACAACATTTAACCAGGTAACAGATGACAGGTACAGACAAGTACCTGACGCGTAGACTGGACTGTGTAGTCCTAAGACGTTCTCCAGGTTCTGAATCTCTTTCTGGATCTTGTCTCTCTGAGCCACCACACCAGCTgcagactgaacacacacaagtCAGACTCagtgctgtactgtatgtgtactcTTACTGCACCCTGCCCTGGTACTACCAACGGCTACTACTGGCACCGTACCAAAGTGGTACCTGCACAGTCTGAAACTGATGCACCTTCCTTGTCCTCTTACCTGTCCCACCTGCTCCTCGGGGTTGTCATCACCTGATTCATCATCTGATTAAAGACAGACAACATCACTgttagagacagacaggtggggaCAGGTAgccaggcagacagacacagacagactggtACCTGTTTCACTGCTCAGCAGGTCCAGTTCAGCGCGTGTTACTGACAGACTCTGTTGCAGCTCCTCCACCTGTCGCTGgatcctgtctctctctgccgACAGGGAGACAGCCATATCTGTGGACACAGAGACGGACGAGTACTTCACGAATCCCTGAAAGTAAATGTACTGACATACTGGTTCTGTCGACAGCTAGGTGCCCATGAGGTGGTCAGAacattaggaacccctgtggGTATGAAGTAGTGCAGCACGTGAGTACACCGACACGGGTACAGGTACGGTAGgtctgctgcagctgactgCGCCCACCTGCCCAGGTAATAAATCGCTCACTGACGTGGTTGTTGCTTAATTCAGGAGCTTTAGTCGGTTTTTCAGGTTCGAGCACACTGTCAGACCCGAGGGTGAACGGAGACAGAGAAAACCTTTCGGGGTTTGGTCCTGGAATCCAGAATTTACGCTCCAACTGAAAGACGGTATCATACTCACTGTGTGTCTGGCTCTGAGCGGCTGACCCGGTTTACAGTCCAGTCTGGATCTGTGAAACTGTCTTTAGACCCTGAACTTCTGAAGAACACGGGTTAACCCGAATACTACTGCAGTCAGTACTGGCAGGACGCAGTAGTACGCCAACCTGCAGCCAATCAACGCAGCTCCGTCGTTAACATATTACCCAGCAGGCTGTGCGCAGGGACAGAACTCCCGCGATGTTTCGCTGCTCACACGGGATTCGGGGTGAAAACttccagagaaaacagaaacgacttttatttttctgtctgtctgcggAACAAACAAACTGCGCCTTAAACTGACAAACACCGACACACACAGGAGCTGCCCAGTTTCTCCGTCCTCcatttttcttcacactgaTCTCACTTCCTGCCCTCCCGCGGTTTTACTTCCGCCGGAAGTTATTGGgctgttttaaaatttaatttgttttttcatgttatgCAATATAACCTTTTATTTGGCATTTCCCCAATGATCATGTTATTTATTCTAATTATTACATAAGTCAACCataacaaacagaaaaccaacCTGGAGCATCTACAAACTTCTACTGGATAGAGACTGTTCTGTGTATATACAGCCTCTATCAGTGACTCTTTTTACATGGTTTTACACTCCTATTCATTCCTGGATCAGGACTACAGCACCCCTGGGCCTCAGTGTGTATTTCACTGACCTGTTGAGACCACAATCACACACGGATTCAGCTTCAATGTGACAACAATCAAAGTCCTTTAGAAAATGTCCTCACATTTAGaaattgtcaaaataaaataaccacattaacttttaatctttttattttttttacttttaaaacaacgttcatttttaaaaaaacacttcacattTTGTGAAACCTCTTTCACATAAGAACAGGTTTTTGTTGCTGCACTCATTCATCCTGTTTGTTCTGTAATGAGCTGTTCGTTTGTCAGTTACCCACAACATGTGATGATTTTCCAGATTGAAACTACATCCACTGCAGCTCAGACACCAGGAAACAGTGAGGAACCAAAGTCAGAGGTGTGCAGGTCCAGATAAACCTCCACTGATTTTTAATGACttctctgtccacctgtctctctgtgtccctCTACTGGCGGCGGTACAAGATGTCCCAGGTGTCCTTCCACTTCAGGCCTTGC
This genomic window contains:
- the snapc4 gene encoding snRNA-activating protein complex subunit 4; the protein is MAVSLSAERDRIQRQVEELQQSLSVTRAELDLLSSETDDESGDDNPEEQVGQSAAGVVAQRDKIQKEIQNLENVLGLHSPVYASDGDDSSSDESDLDLSPDSCLQLNLVYQQVVQETLDQLETLLTQNHKQQEELLSQLSGPIKMPSREQSAPSSYQQPMNMFLGRFLKPYFKDKLTGLGPPANQETKEKSSRMTGCLDDKKIKMKRWESWQKTLLIHSAVRDSLRRLIQPKLSRVDYLSQKLSSAEETERQQLKEQIDSLEKEIDLLKGKKEEELIGDRYEEHDWQKISNIDFEGTKDAEDIRCFWQNFLHPSINKTQWSQEEVQQLKEVSSRHGERHWETIAHELGTGRTAFMCLQTFQRFVSDSLRRSVWTPPEDALLRELVEKMRIGNFIPYTQISYFMEGRDPTQLIYRWTQVLDPSLKKGTWTKEEDQLLLRAVSRYGEKSWWKVRLEVPGRTDSACRDRYIDCLKVGTKRGAFDKQEQELLLRLVEKHGVGRWAKIAAEIPHRFDAQCLREWRKLSKQQAPPAQKDDKGKKTPKSRGGGKNKRKRVPRAKKSNRKRVKEEEESSEEEEEMVVEYMDSDEEKKKKKVVVEEERIEEVEEEYFIPPMDEWVPAEKPQHFTFLSFRPVALPSSGDSHCGHPVRSTILGEFGRSVIIGPSPRELPCEERHSSSTMMMVSPDQLRAHLHQEANKFTNQSSDPQVKRRSGKHNHPGQVTDLSLSYELQAAVTPWIGNLLIPAKTRRTVADALREQGEKTKLTSTPIFLLFLQTMNVDTMGCKKMIEQRRDGVVFPTTPPDPPPVQIRDPQTVAGMLQRKRAVTQEQRELDLHQGLILKQLQVLEKQKYHPDVVLQVPPNIHPRMSPMSFPQAVFLPQIVLQPQQSAFTQLITPSTSTIPVSPHRPPPAGLITSLEPAHPVTPTCSTSFHHQALTLAQNLKVALPPPNDPAVATATHSLSLADSTVIPPTEDSQMTACRSKGGEDFRRVGNAMDEAPTGVDKTRTLQEVIDPKDSNRPTVALLSPQQLCTQAPASSLTLLNSFSSKTETPSLTPPPAGETTISPPSLRVNVPLVSVDLFPVSLQDCTAPILSSAPPPSLPANQHRPHSTSKLPAPVPRDHDYTFINPIHTPGQQGTISSHPTLDLKQPTPPRHESNSNEAPKPHTRGRKRGRTEEQQRVTGSQDEDCVVQEGKRVRKLSQKAKALQESTQAKVETKKRTSSRQKPSRTSHSANEVVQTQTAAQLPLMSLLSGQSMWVMTPGGLVQLAEAQPRGLQLALVPSAPLPPPSGNISNPSPASPPPRLAPKPSTVSVPITLPNLNQPHLRPAPPTEPSKPLPPTLILQPGPNPSSPSIPPCHPPPPQKLNLPYKDTVSVDPEDPSRRTEGMQFNPSLMFLEPQAAVCDWFSGRQGVVVPGLGMSLPYLPPFVSSLSMLSKLLQAKKSLTTSSLQLLRGVPRPKPTQTKPKPSSTKNTLSQPPPDLPDSTSDLRLAEDQPASSGTSGLFEEVEEAELVTAVRQLVAERFSSNPAYQLLKARFLSCFTVPALLATIQPNTTNEEEEEKQEDEEEVELKKIKERGRQRRSEKSLLLSDNSRPAANHFSGIITSSPLPTRPDQ